The nucleotide sequence TCAGCAGCATATTCCCTTTCGTGAAGCCGAGAATGACGTCCCCGACTTTCAGGGCGATTCCTGTGGCGCCCATCATACCGATGACCACGCCGACGATGACGCAGGCGATCGCCACGGAGAGGGCGCTTTTTGAGCCCTCTTCGAGAGTGGAAATGAAGGACCGGATGTCAAGCCTGTCTTCTTTTCTCACAAAGCTGAGGAGGGTCGCCAGGACGATACCCCAGCATCCGGCATACAGGGGATTGTACCCCTGGACAAGGAAGTAGATGATGCCGAAAAGGGGAATGGACTTGTACCCGCTCTTGATCAGGACATCCTTCACCCGGGGCAGGGATTCCTTCGGCAGGCCCTGCAGTCCCAGCTTGGCCGCCTCCAGGCTCAGGCAGCACCAGATGCCCCAGAAATAGAGAATGGCGGGAACGACCGCGGCGCTGAGTACCTTGAGGTACGAAATACCAAGGGCGTCCGCGATGATGAACGCCGCCGCGCCAAGCACGGGCGGCATGATCTGCCCCCCCGTGGATGCCGCCGCCTCGACCGCTCCGGCGAAATAGGGCTGGTACCCGATCTTCTTCATCAGGGGAATCGTAAAGGCTCCGGTGGTGGCCACGTTGGCGGAGGTACTGCCGCTGATGGTTCCCATTAAGGCGCTCGAAACGACGGCGATCTTCGCGGGGCCTCCCTTGAGATGGCCGGTCAGGGCCATGGCAAGGTCGTTGAAAAACCGGGACGTTCCCGTGGAACTGAGAAACGCTCC is from Aminivibrio sp. and encodes:
- a CDS encoding TRAP transporter fused permease subunit, whose protein sequence is HFGLSIPRIIEELYLTTDGLFGLVTGVSATYIYLFILFGAFLSSTGTSRFFNDLAMALTGHLKGGPAKIAVVSSALMGTISGSTSANVATTGAFTIPLMKKIGYQPYFAGAVEAAASTGGQIMPPVLGAAAFIIADALGISYLKVLSAAVVPAILYFWGIWCCLSLEAAKLGLQGLPKESLPRVKDVLIKSGYKSIPLFGIIYFLVQGYNPLYAGCWGIVLATLLSFVRKEDRLDIRSFISTLEEGSKSALSVAIACVIVGVVIGMMGATGIALKVGDVILGFTKGNMLLTLISTMILSMILGMGMPTTASYVMASAVAAPALILLGAKPLDVHFFVFFYAVLSSVTPPVCVGAYTAAGIAGSDPNKTAFTSIKLALAGFIVPFVFIYSPQILLTNVVSWPVTIFAIITALIGVFGLSVATEGYIAAPVPFWGRLLAFAGAVLLIFPGIITDVTGFSLLGLVIVYNLKFQKRSTPARA